One genomic region from Bacillus sp. SLBN-46 encodes:
- a CDS encoding MBL fold metallo-hydrolase, with protein MVKIVPLELQTHFAEGTVNAFLVIGETVTLVDTGNPGRESYQQLKKQLHNHGIQLTDIDHIVLTHIHIDHAGAIPHLQEEVDIPIFVHEQAAGSINSDIHEYERVQQFFDQFVTSCGADPKKHIIKRPFHEEIWRNVTFLKERDQVPLGGRKFEVVHVPGHSQCDLLLWSPETGETFAGDHLLKAFSVNAFIEPPNPGELIRPRPLLQYRDSMERVSQLPLVTIYPGHGEIFTDHLSLINKRLNEQEKRCKQILSILDSGEKSIFEICSVMYPRLNGRTVFLGLSQIQGHLDLLEQRQQVSYEKQGSIVVYRKERLDEA; from the coding sequence ATGGTTAAAATTGTTCCTCTAGAGCTACAAACACATTTTGCCGAAGGAACGGTGAATGCCTTCTTGGTCATTGGGGAAACCGTTACCTTAGTGGATACCGGAAACCCTGGCAGAGAGTCCTATCAACAGTTAAAGAAACAACTACATAATCATGGCATTCAATTAACAGATATTGACCATATTGTCCTCACCCACATTCATATAGACCATGCTGGTGCCATTCCACATCTTCAAGAAGAAGTTGATATTCCTATTTTTGTACATGAACAGGCGGCCGGTTCCATCAACTCTGATATTCACGAGTATGAGAGAGTTCAGCAATTTTTTGACCAGTTTGTAACAAGCTGTGGTGCCGACCCGAAAAAGCATATTATTAAGCGCCCATTTCATGAGGAAATATGGAGAAATGTTACTTTTTTAAAAGAAAGAGACCAGGTTCCTCTAGGTGGAAGGAAGTTTGAGGTGGTGCATGTTCCAGGACACAGTCAATGTGATCTGTTGCTCTGGAGCCCTGAAACCGGGGAAACATTCGCTGGCGATCATTTATTAAAGGCCTTTTCGGTGAATGCCTTTATTGAACCGCCAAATCCGGGGGAGCTGATTCGTCCGCGACCATTATTACAGTATAGGGATTCGATGGAAAGAGTCAGTCAGCTGCCACTTGTGACGATTTATCCCGGCCATGGGGAGATATTTACAGATCACTTATCGCTAATCAACAAAAGACTCAATGAACAAGAAAAGCGCTGTAAACAGATTCTATCCATTCTTGATAGTGGCGAGAAAAGTATTTTTGAGATTTGCAGCGTGATGTATCCTCGATTAAACGGAAGAACAGTGTTTTTGGGACTATCTCAAATCCAAGGTCATTTAGATTTGCTTGAGCAAAGACAGCAGGTAAGTTACGAAAAACAAGGTTCCATAGTGGTGTACCGAAAGGAGAGATT